The DNA segment CGCTCAATCAATTCGCCCACCCACGCGATGCCGGAAATCAACGGGTCGTTCCATTCCTCAAAATAGACGCGCGGGCGGCCTTCAATCTTTTCCACCGGCGCGAGACGTTCGCGGAATTCGCGCAGCCATCTTTCGGCTTCCGCCTCGCAATTTACAATGCGCCCCAGCAGCGCGAGCGTAGTTTCGATTTCTGCGAGCGTGCGTTGATTCGTGGCGAACACAGGCAGTCCGCGCTGCATCAATTCCGCCGTCAGTTTTGCCTGCACGTCGGAGAACGTGATGACGAGGTCGGGCTTCAGTTTTTCAATTTGTGCGATGTTTGCGGAACTGAAGCCGCTCACGCGCGGCTTTGGCGGTTCATCCGGCGGCTGCATGAAAAACGCCGTGACCCCGACCACTTTTTCCCACGCGCCAATCCGCCAA comes from the Verrucomicrobiia bacterium genome and includes:
- a CDS encoding helical backbone metal receptor, whose product is MNRAPQRIVCLSAEAADWLWRIGAWEKVVGVTAFFMQPPDEPPKPRVSGFSSANIAQIEKLKPDLVITFSDVQAKLTAELMQRGLPVFATNQRTLAEIETTLALLGRIVNCEAEAERWLREFRERLAPVEKIEGRPRVYFEEWNDPLISGIAWVGELIERAGGKDIFPELRDKRSAPERIVSAEQIRRANPEIIFASWCGKPVRAESIVARPGWRKIEAVRQQRIHEIPGADILQAGFRLVYGYEQIRRHLQT